One genomic segment of Sanyastnella coralliicola includes these proteins:
- a CDS encoding response regulator → MIDVVICDDHKIVREGLSKIISNFPDIKILSDDIASGEELLQRLRKEQPDVIVLDVSLPGRSGLEVLKQVKIFYPEIKVLVLSMYPEDQFAIRMLKAGASGYLHKDSAPEVLIDAIRTVQEGGEYLSPAITKLLYREMNNKNQDLPHKQLSDREYEVFLAIGEGKANNQIASQLMLSAKTISTYRSRILTKMNMDNNSDIIKYILLHNLLPSA, encoded by the coding sequence ATGATTGATGTTGTTATTTGTGATGATCACAAGATCGTCAGAGAAGGTCTAAGTAAGATCATTTCAAATTTCCCTGATATCAAGATCCTTTCGGATGATATCGCTAGCGGTGAAGAACTTCTTCAACGTCTGCGCAAAGAACAACCTGACGTAATTGTATTAGATGTCTCACTTCCTGGACGAAGTGGTCTTGAAGTACTTAAGCAAGTGAAGATCTTCTATCCAGAGATCAAAGTGCTTGTGCTAAGTATGTACCCTGAAGATCAGTTTGCCATCCGCATGCTGAAGGCAGGTGCGTCTGGTTACCTTCACAAAGACTCCGCTCCAGAAGTATTGATCGATGCGATCCGTACGGTACAGGAAGGTGGCGAATATCTAAGTCCTGCAATTACGAAGTTGCTCTACCGCGAGATGAACAACAAGAACCAGGACCTACCGCACAAACAACTTTCAGATCGCGAATACGAGGTATTCCTAGCGATTGGTGAAGGAAAAGCGAATAATCAGATTGCGAGCCAGTTGATGTTGAGCGCAAAGACGATCTCAACCTACCGCTCACGTATCTTGACAAAGATGAATATGGACAACAACTCCGATATCATCAAGTATATCCTATTGCACAACCTGTTACCTTCTGCGTAA
- a CDS encoding Gfo/Idh/MocA family protein, which translates to MTKIRFGVIGAGHIGKRHAEMVLRHDGAELVAMCDRRGKEECCVSWEGPFYATPQEMLDAHPEIDVVNVCTPNGLHAEHAIVALDNSKHVVIEKPMALSKADCEKIIYSALNKSRQVFGVMQNRYSPPSEWIKGVVDSGVLGEIYMVQINCFWNRDDNYYGKIPWKGDLELDGGTLFTQFSHFIDIMYWLFGDIDNIQSRFRDFRHQHNTDFEDSGFVSFDFVNGGLGSISFSTAVDRKNYESSMTIVAEKGTVKIGGQYMNEVEYCDIRDYEMPELPEANPANDYGAYKGSAANHGYVIENVVDTINGHKQITTNALEGLKVVEIIERIYASAERIVKERESDSHSTVS; encoded by the coding sequence ATGACTAAAATTCGATTCGGTGTAATTGGTGCCGGCCACATTGGAAAGCGCCACGCAGAAATGGTTCTTCGTCACGACGGTGCAGAGCTCGTTGCTATGTGCGATAGACGAGGTAAAGAAGAGTGCTGTGTATCTTGGGAAGGCCCATTTTACGCAACTCCTCAAGAGATGCTTGATGCACATCCTGAGATCGATGTAGTGAACGTGTGTACACCAAATGGTTTACACGCTGAGCACGCCATCGTTGCACTTGACAATTCGAAGCACGTAGTCATCGAGAAGCCAATGGCCTTAAGTAAGGCTGATTGTGAGAAGATCATTTACTCAGCACTGAATAAGTCTCGCCAGGTTTTCGGAGTCATGCAGAACCGATACTCACCACCTTCAGAGTGGATCAAAGGAGTAGTTGATTCAGGTGTCTTGGGAGAAATTTACATGGTTCAGATCAACTGTTTCTGGAACCGTGACGACAATTACTACGGTAAAATTCCTTGGAAAGGAGATCTAGAACTTGACGGTGGAACGCTGTTCACACAGTTCTCACACTTCATCGACATCATGTACTGGTTGTTCGGTGATATCGATAACATCCAATCGCGCTTCCGTGATTTCCGCCACCAGCACAACACTGATTTCGAAGATTCAGGTTTTGTGAGCTTTGATTTCGTGAACGGTGGACTTGGTTCAATCAGCTTCTCAACAGCTGTAGATCGCAAGAACTACGAATCGTCGATGACGATTGTTGCAGAGAAAGGAACAGTGAAGATTGGCGGGCAGTACATGAATGAAGTAGAGTACTGCGACATTCGCGATTACGAAATGCCAGAGCTTCCTGAAGCGAACCCAGCTAATGACTATGGTGCATACAAAGGTTCTGCTGCGAATCACGGTTACGTGATTGAGAACGTAGTTGACACCATCAATGGTCATAAGCAGATTACCACCAATGCCCTTGAAGGTTTGAAAGTGGTAGAGATTATTGAACGTATTTACGCTAGCGCGGAACGCATTGTGAAAGAGAGAGAAAGCGATTCTCACTCTACGGTTTCATAA
- a CDS encoding glycosyltransferase has product MSKLRVANIVLNNFTNDNRVYKTSRSLRDAGFDVQIVGLKKGDVKERDEADGIPVHRVAISTMKLPEGLIWGAIKYLEIIWRIVWGYRKADIWHCNDFEIFFMGVLAKMTRPKLKLIYDSHEYQSERYGKGGFEKAFISRMEKLFIHRAEHFITVSAGIAEEYKRRFGVKDPTVIYNSPHFTPVDRSNVLREELGIPEDVKIFLYQGGLAVSRGIELLLETFGAMNDPKIHLVLMGSGTHRAMCEEAAAKFDSIHYREPVPYHDLIRYTASADVGVISTQNLCLNNWFCMPNKLFEYIQAGVPVLCNNLHDCKDVIESRGIGEIIPEYTKDSLEETVRMMASKDLSTYQAGLKKAADEFQWDKEEIKLKKIYADLVERM; this is encoded by the coding sequence ATGAGTAAACTTCGTGTAGCGAATATTGTACTGAACAATTTCACCAACGATAATCGGGTGTATAAAACCTCGCGCAGTTTGCGTGATGCAGGCTTTGACGTTCAGATCGTTGGGCTCAAGAAAGGAGACGTGAAAGAGCGCGATGAAGCGGATGGAATTCCTGTCCATCGCGTTGCAATTTCTACCATGAAACTTCCTGAGGGCTTGATTTGGGGGGCGATCAAATACCTTGAGATTATTTGGCGTATCGTCTGGGGTTACCGCAAAGCAGATATCTGGCATTGCAACGACTTCGAGATCTTTTTCATGGGAGTGCTCGCCAAGATGACGCGTCCAAAACTCAAGTTGATTTACGATAGCCACGAGTACCAAAGTGAACGTTACGGAAAGGGAGGCTTCGAAAAGGCCTTTATTTCACGAATGGAGAAACTATTCATTCATCGTGCTGAACACTTCATTACCGTATCAGCCGGTATCGCAGAAGAGTACAAGCGTCGGTTCGGAGTGAAGGACCCAACGGTAATCTATAACTCTCCTCACTTCACCCCGGTAGATCGTAGCAATGTGCTGAGAGAAGAACTAGGCATTCCAGAAGACGTCAAGATCTTCCTCTACCAAGGAGGTTTGGCCGTTAGTCGAGGAATTGAACTCTTGCTCGAGACTTTTGGTGCCATGAACGACCCTAAGATTCACTTGGTATTGATGGGGAGTGGCACACACCGTGCTATGTGTGAAGAAGCGGCGGCGAAATTTGATTCCATTCACTACCGTGAGCCGGTTCCTTACCATGACTTGATCAGGTATACTGCGAGCGCAGACGTTGGCGTGATATCGACACAGAATCTTTGCCTGAATAATTGGTTCTGCATGCCAAACAAGTTGTTCGAATACATTCAAGCAGGCGTACCTGTCCTTTGTAACAACCTTCACGACTGTAAAGACGTGATTGAATCGCGAGGTATCGGAGAGATCATCCCAGAGTACACGAAAGATTCATTGGAAGAAACCGTTAGAATGATGGCATCGAAAGACCTGTCTACCTATCAAGCTGGTTTGAAGAAGGCCGCTGATGAATTCCAATGGGACAAAGAAGAGATCAAGTTGAAGAAGATTTACGCTGATCTTGTAGAGCGCATGTAA
- a CDS encoding lipopolysaccharide biosynthesis protein, which yields MSQLKTSEFVKNVLTLLTGTALGQVIALVLSVIVTRIYDPEMFASLEHFAMFIGILGVIAGGKYEAAIMLPKTEEEAKHLLALTIRIGLFSGIGLTAVFFFFRDGIGNLIGNDDIKPYLWLVGPTVFFFVVRTAMGYWFSRQKNYKPASAAKVFFSAVSEPLKIGTGAAGIRPGGLIYGVVGGHLVAATFLWWRFKQQVADGFKGVTKAQRFEQGKVFSDYPQYSILGSLLNRLAQWLHIALFGLLFGEAGLIAVGFMGLSRRIVLAPMNMLATSFSQVYFQRLTEIPDGSQLRSFYLTSLKRFSVFALFVIAVIWVLPDQTTTWIFGEEWDGVMRYLRILVFWFACNFAVASLGFILHRIRKQKQMLGLDAFHFFIVLSALLIAYYSGLDAFGALTYFVIAKVIYFIVNVIVTLQLLKKEA from the coding sequence TTGTCTCAGCTCAAAACATCCGAATTCGTTAAGAATGTATTGACCTTGCTTACCGGCACTGCGCTCGGTCAGGTCATTGCGCTCGTCCTTTCGGTGATCGTCACTAGGATCTACGATCCAGAGATGTTCGCTTCATTGGAGCACTTCGCGATGTTCATCGGAATACTTGGTGTCATCGCCGGTGGTAAATACGAAGCTGCTATCATGCTCCCGAAGACGGAAGAAGAAGCGAAGCACCTGCTCGCCCTCACTATTCGGATTGGTTTGTTCTCAGGCATCGGTTTAACGGCTGTTTTCTTCTTTTTCAGGGATGGAATCGGAAACTTGATAGGGAACGATGACATCAAGCCATACTTATGGTTGGTAGGACCTACGGTTTTCTTCTTTGTCGTGCGCACTGCCATGGGGTATTGGTTCAGTCGTCAGAAGAACTACAAACCAGCATCAGCAGCGAAGGTGTTTTTCTCCGCGGTATCGGAGCCACTTAAGATTGGAACAGGTGCCGCCGGAATCAGACCAGGTGGATTGATTTATGGAGTCGTTGGTGGTCATCTTGTCGCGGCGACATTCCTTTGGTGGCGATTTAAACAGCAGGTAGCTGACGGATTTAAAGGGGTGACAAAAGCCCAACGCTTCGAACAGGGAAAGGTATTCTCTGATTACCCACAATACAGCATTCTAGGGAGTTTATTGAATCGATTAGCTCAGTGGCTGCACATTGCGTTGTTTGGATTGCTCTTCGGTGAAGCTGGTTTGATCGCCGTTGGGTTTATGGGCTTATCTCGGCGAATTGTACTCGCCCCTATGAATATGTTGGCGACGAGCTTCTCGCAAGTATACTTCCAACGTTTGACTGAAATTCCTGATGGATCCCAATTACGATCTTTCTACTTGACGAGCCTCAAACGTTTCTCAGTATTTGCCCTTTTCGTCATAGCCGTGATCTGGGTCCTTCCAGACCAAACTACCACTTGGATCTTCGGCGAGGAATGGGATGGAGTGATGCGATACCTGCGAATCCTGGTATTTTGGTTTGCCTGCAATTTTGCAGTGGCTTCCTTGGGCTTTATCCTGCACCGTATCCGAAAGCAGAAGCAAATGCTCGGACTTGACGCCTTCCATTTTTTCATCGTATTAAGTGCGCTTTTGATCGCGTACTATTCTGGTTTGGATGCATTTGGTGCCTTGACCTACTTTGTAATTGCCAAGGTGATCTATTTCATTGTAAATGTTATCGTAACCTTGCAACTTCTTAAAAAGGAAGCATGA
- a CDS encoding SpoIIE family protein phosphatase — MTTQGLQHNDDLSILLLEDYALDAELVKRHIRKTHPDWRVDHVKTKEAFVDYLEDRHPDIVLSDYSMPQFTGMEAFLQVKELGLEIPFIIVTGDLPEETAIECIKEGIDDYIIKSSLLRLDVAIQKAIQRKASEIAKRAIAEQLQASEERFKSIFDHAGVALIECSSAVEIKPLLKGKLENKVMKNTIKNLLDTLVVTAGNKAAVKLFDAPDFNALVDSFPRLFERSAIRILFQAIQRFSTGSTAVEQLIPVRTWKGHKRFVKTKVVYDPHRPSFFTVSFVDMTDTVEAEKRTIKMTERLEDTVAERMLELSQLNEKLRIDAEEREKITRVMRDNYIAMTESIIAAKRIQQLLLPSHSQIANGFADAFVYMRPKDIVSGDFYWYHEEGDVRWVACVDCTGHGVPGAFMSMISSKMLNQAVIENDISDPGQVLSNLNEYVVKELKQHDASTIISTGMDISLCKFDYRKMELSFSGAYQILYAKDENGLRSYAGDRRSLGGTFKHADKSFTVHTMPFKEGDCFYMSSDGFVDQFGGLKDKKFTRRRFIELLKSVDSENMYDQEMVIKSAFQDWKGPTEQIDDILVMGIRT; from the coding sequence GTGACCACACAGGGACTTCAACATAACGACGATCTAAGTATTCTTCTTCTTGAAGATTACGCGCTGGATGCAGAGCTAGTCAAACGCCACATCCGTAAGACGCATCCAGATTGGCGTGTAGATCACGTCAAAACCAAGGAAGCATTCGTAGACTACCTGGAAGATCGTCATCCAGACATCGTACTCAGTGATTATTCAATGCCTCAGTTTACCGGGATGGAAGCTTTCCTCCAGGTCAAAGAACTAGGACTTGAAATTCCTTTTATCATCGTCACGGGAGATCTCCCTGAAGAAACCGCGATTGAATGTATCAAAGAAGGAATCGATGATTACATCATTAAATCATCACTTCTTCGGCTAGATGTCGCGATTCAAAAAGCGATTCAACGTAAAGCTTCTGAGATTGCTAAACGCGCTATCGCGGAACAGCTACAAGCGAGCGAGGAGCGATTCAAATCCATCTTCGATCACGCAGGTGTTGCGCTCATCGAATGCTCGAGCGCAGTAGAAATCAAACCGCTTCTCAAAGGGAAACTAGAGAACAAGGTGATGAAGAATACTATCAAGAATCTCCTTGACACCTTGGTTGTAACTGCCGGAAATAAAGCCGCAGTTAAACTCTTCGACGCTCCTGACTTCAACGCACTCGTTGATTCGTTTCCTCGATTATTTGAACGTTCGGCCATCCGAATTCTATTCCAGGCTATTCAGCGATTTAGCACCGGTTCAACTGCAGTGGAACAACTCATTCCTGTTCGAACTTGGAAAGGGCACAAACGCTTTGTGAAGACGAAGGTTGTATACGATCCACATCGTCCGAGTTTCTTTACAGTAAGTTTTGTGGACATGACAGATACTGTTGAAGCGGAGAAGCGTACCATCAAAATGACCGAGCGTCTAGAAGATACCGTGGCAGAGCGCATGTTGGAGCTTTCTCAACTGAACGAAAAGCTTCGAATCGACGCTGAAGAGCGTGAAAAGATTACTCGTGTCATGCGCGATAACTACATCGCTATGACCGAAAGTATTATCGCTGCGAAACGAATTCAACAGCTCTTACTCCCGAGTCATAGTCAAATCGCCAATGGCTTCGCAGATGCCTTTGTGTACATGCGACCAAAAGACATCGTTAGTGGTGACTTCTATTGGTACCATGAAGAAGGTGATGTGCGCTGGGTGGCTTGTGTTGACTGCACCGGACACGGTGTTCCTGGGGCTTTCATGAGTATGATTAGCTCTAAGATGCTGAACCAAGCGGTGATTGAAAACGACATTTCAGATCCTGGCCAGGTATTGAGCAACCTGAATGAGTACGTAGTCAAAGAGTTGAAGCAACACGACGCTAGTACCATTATCAGCACTGGTATGGACATCTCCCTATGTAAGTTCGATTACAGGAAGATGGAACTTTCGTTCTCTGGAGCCTACCAGATTCTCTATGCTAAAGATGAGAACGGACTGCGTTCTTATGCAGGAGACCGTCGCTCACTCGGAGGTACATTTAAGCATGCTGACAAATCATTCACCGTACATACAATGCCTTTCAAAGAAGGAGATTGTTTCTATATGTCATCTGACGGTTTTGTAGATCAGTTTGGAGGATTGAAAGACAAGAAGTTCACTCGCAGACGATTCATTGAATTGCTGAAGAGTGTCGATAGCGAGAATATGTACGATCAGGAAATGGTGATCAAAAGTGCCTTCCAAGACTGGAAAGGACCTACGGAGCAAATTGATGATATACTGGTAATGGGTATCCGAACTTAG
- a CDS encoding response regulator, producing the protein MNKVAICDDHKIVREGLKQIISVFNDFEVVADVESGEALFQVLRNHTPDIIILDVSLPGRSGLEVLKQLKIMNPDIKVLVLSMYPEDQFAIRMLKAGASGYLHKDSEPGILLDALTKISRGGEYLSPKITQLLFREMNNEGNELPHQALSDREYEVLLYIGEGKSISEIANQLSLSVKTISTYRTRILEKMHLDNNSDLVKYIMLHDLSQS; encoded by the coding sequence ATGAATAAAGTTGCAATCTGCGATGATCATAAAATAGTCCGTGAAGGACTAAAGCAGATCATCTCCGTATTTAACGACTTCGAAGTCGTCGCCGATGTGGAAAGCGGAGAAGCGCTTTTCCAGGTACTTCGTAACCACACTCCTGATATTATCATTCTTGATGTCTCTCTTCCAGGAAGAAGCGGTTTGGAAGTATTGAAGCAACTTAAGATCATGAACCCTGACATTAAGGTTCTTGTCCTAAGCATGTATCCGGAAGATCAATTTGCCATTCGCATGCTGAAGGCCGGAGCTTCAGGTTATCTGCACAAAGATTCAGAACCAGGGATCTTGCTTGACGCCCTAACTAAGATCTCTCGAGGTGGGGAATATTTGAGCCCAAAGATTACGCAACTCCTCTTTCGCGAAATGAATAACGAGGGGAATGAACTTCCTCACCAGGCATTGAGTGATCGTGAGTATGAAGTACTTCTATATATAGGAGAAGGAAAATCAATCTCAGAGATTGCCAATCAACTTTCGCTTAGTGTAAAGACCATCTCAACCTACCGAACACGCATTCTGGAAAAGATGCACCTTGACAACAATTCAGACCTTGTCAAGTACATCATGTTACACGATTTATCACAGAGCTAG
- a CDS encoding patatin-like phospholipase family protein — MRTIAHSFLTALLLLTCHIGYGQRVGIVLSGGGAKAAAHVGFLKALEENGVPVDYIAGASMGSIVGAMYASGYTIQEIDSILRSDEYLRMARGEVDRELKYYYKEYDDDAGMGTLKFSKGNLINPTLPTNLVNTALLDFNFMEGFAQASAAAHYDFDSLMIPFRCVASDVVNKEQVVFRNGNLSTAVRASMTYPFYVSPIRVDGQLLFDGGLYNNFPSNVIYEDFLPDVIIGSNVSSNEEPPVEDDPFSQLRSMVIYDTNFETLCEQMIIVEPKMDVGTFDFDDIDLAIAEGYRAAMEQMDSILIMVGDRASKEELTKKRQAFRSKWKPLVFDEITISGMERSERGYVRRFINRKKGSVGIKELEKTYFRVYADEKIKAIRPTATFNEQTGYYRLNMDVQKEKDIFLSVGGNFSSRPLNMGYVNVRYNLFGRVSTTINGNSYFGKFYGSAHLSSRFDFPTRIPFSIEPYITLNRWDYFRSFATFFEEVRPSFIVINERYAGLRFRIPVGNKGRIDLLANAAEVSDDYYQTTSFLATDTADRTRMYAGIYDLMYERSTLNRKQFANSGTFLKFQLKYTNGEEQTIPGSTSANRDTIKTRREWFMFKAKYTNYFTHVGPVKIGMTLEGVASSQPLFQNTTASQIAAQRFQPIPESTAFFMPQFRAHNYAAGGLMFVTQFTPSLDLRLEGYSFVASGRIMSDVDGTPMYNREVQPFYIGSASFVYHSPVGPLSLSANYYDQKEVPWSFVFNFGYLIFNRSVRHN; from the coding sequence ATGCGCACAATAGCTCATAGCTTTCTCACAGCTCTGCTTCTTTTGACCTGCCATATTGGCTATGGTCAACGCGTGGGTATTGTGCTAAGTGGTGGAGGGGCGAAGGCCGCGGCTCACGTAGGTTTTCTGAAGGCATTAGAAGAAAATGGTGTCCCAGTTGATTACATTGCTGGAGCCAGTATGGGGTCTATCGTAGGCGCGATGTACGCCTCAGGTTATACCATCCAAGAAATTGATTCTATTCTCCGATCTGATGAATACCTGCGGATGGCGCGAGGTGAGGTGGATCGAGAACTGAAGTACTACTACAAAGAGTACGATGACGATGCAGGCATGGGAACGCTCAAGTTCTCCAAGGGAAACCTGATCAACCCAACGCTTCCTACGAACTTAGTGAATACCGCTTTGCTGGATTTCAATTTCATGGAAGGCTTTGCCCAAGCCTCTGCCGCTGCGCACTATGACTTTGACAGTCTGATGATTCCCTTCCGATGCGTGGCATCAGATGTGGTAAACAAGGAGCAAGTAGTCTTTCGAAATGGAAACTTAAGCACGGCCGTTCGGGCTTCTATGACTTACCCCTTTTATGTTTCCCCAATTCGTGTAGATGGTCAACTCTTGTTCGACGGAGGATTGTACAACAACTTCCCGTCGAATGTGATTTATGAAGACTTCTTGCCCGATGTGATTATTGGAAGCAATGTGAGTTCAAATGAAGAGCCGCCGGTGGAAGATGATCCGTTCTCGCAACTACGGAGCATGGTGATTTATGACACCAATTTTGAAACGCTCTGTGAGCAAATGATTATTGTCGAGCCTAAGATGGATGTCGGCACTTTTGACTTCGATGACATTGATCTCGCTATCGCGGAAGGCTACAGAGCAGCCATGGAACAAATGGATAGCATCCTTATCATGGTAGGTGATCGTGCATCAAAAGAGGAACTCACAAAGAAGCGTCAAGCTTTCCGCTCCAAGTGGAAACCCCTTGTCTTTGATGAGATCACGATTAGCGGAATGGAACGCTCTGAGCGTGGTTATGTCCGCCGTTTCATCAACCGAAAGAAAGGTTCCGTAGGCATTAAGGAGCTGGAGAAAACCTACTTCCGTGTATATGCCGACGAGAAGATAAAAGCGATTCGTCCAACAGCAACTTTCAACGAACAAACAGGCTACTACCGCTTGAACATGGACGTTCAAAAGGAGAAAGACATTTTCTTATCTGTGGGAGGGAACTTCTCATCCCGTCCGCTGAATATGGGGTACGTGAATGTACGGTATAATCTGTTCGGACGAGTTAGCACCACCATTAATGGTAACAGCTACTTCGGAAAGTTCTATGGTTCGGCTCACTTGAGTTCACGTTTTGATTTCCCGACACGTATTCCGTTTTCAATCGAGCCTTACATTACTTTGAATCGTTGGGATTACTTCCGAAGCTTTGCCACATTCTTTGAAGAAGTTCGTCCGTCATTCATCGTCATCAATGAGCGTTACGCTGGCTTACGTTTTAGAATCCCAGTTGGGAATAAAGGACGAATTGACCTCTTGGCAAATGCCGCTGAAGTCAGCGACGATTATTACCAAACAACGAGCTTTCTAGCTACAGATACAGCAGATCGTACACGCATGTACGCTGGTATTTACGACTTGATGTACGAGCGTTCGACCTTGAATCGCAAGCAATTCGCTAACAGTGGAACTTTCCTCAAATTTCAATTGAAGTACACGAATGGGGAAGAACAAACCATTCCTGGTTCGACCAGTGCGAATCGCGACACGATCAAGACACGGAGAGAGTGGTTCATGTTTAAAGCCAAGTACACCAATTACTTCACTCACGTTGGGCCGGTAAAGATTGGGATGACCTTGGAGGGAGTGGCAAGCTCTCAACCTTTATTCCAGAACACGACGGCTTCACAAATTGCGGCACAGCGCTTCCAGCCGATACCTGAAAGCACGGCTTTCTTTATGCCCCAGTTCCGTGCCCACAACTATGCAGCTGGAGGCTTGATGTTCGTGACTCAATTCACGCCATCACTAGACCTGCGTTTGGAAGGATATAGCTTCGTGGCATCCGGTAGAATTATGTCAGATGTCGATGGTACACCGATGTACAATCGAGAGGTTCAGCCATTCTATATCGGATCCGCAAGTTTTGTATACCATAGTCCGGTTGGACCACTCAGTCTATCAGCGAATTACTATGATCAGAAAGAGGTTCCATGGAGCTTTGTCTTCAACTTCGGATACCTGATCTTCAATCGCTCGGTAAGACATAACTAA
- a CDS encoding GNAT family N-acetyltransferase translates to MTIRQYNPDSDELDFLQSNGGVFFQKSLARNDGKLMRLVLLDEDDRLFGGLLLEKLTLKGIPCLAAPELHPHCSLFTLPMEGGTYSVQSRRKRVMRALAMFLKGRPERIHSIPFPFSWIDLQPLIWENYKCTVRYTFRLDLSAEGEASSQFNPKLRNSIKKAKNDGMTMREGDMEDLIYCARHTAEAQGYELPEERMRMMGSVLHPLNGKVQLAVKDGEPVAAALFVYDRETVYYLIGGTRRDLKVRGGLDFLLGEMIAESKANGMKTFDFEGTMLESVEPVFRSFGGVMTPYYLASKAPKLLVPLFRLRGRNEF, encoded by the coding sequence ATGACCATCCGTCAATATAACCCCGATAGTGATGAATTGGATTTTCTCCAGTCGAATGGGGGTGTTTTCTTTCAGAAGTCGCTAGCGCGGAATGATGGAAAACTCATGCGATTGGTGCTCCTCGATGAAGATGATCGACTTTTCGGAGGCTTGCTTCTAGAGAAACTCACATTGAAAGGAATACCGTGTTTGGCCGCTCCAGAGTTACATCCACATTGTTCTTTGTTCACCCTCCCTATGGAAGGAGGGACCTACTCGGTACAAAGCCGAAGGAAGCGTGTCATGAGAGCTCTAGCTATGTTCTTAAAAGGACGACCAGAGCGTATTCATTCTATTCCATTTCCTTTCTCTTGGATTGATTTACAGCCGTTGATTTGGGAGAACTACAAGTGCACGGTTCGCTACACCTTCAGACTTGACCTTTCCGCCGAAGGCGAAGCGAGTAGTCAATTCAATCCTAAGCTTCGCAACTCAATTAAGAAAGCGAAGAACGACGGGATGACCATGCGCGAAGGGGATATGGAAGATTTGATTTACTGCGCCAGACATACAGCGGAAGCACAAGGATATGAGCTGCCAGAAGAGCGTATGCGAATGATGGGTAGCGTGCTTCACCCGCTGAATGGAAAAGTACAACTCGCCGTGAAAGATGGTGAACCTGTAGCCGCAGCCCTTTTTGTATACGACCGTGAAACGGTGTACTACTTGATTGGAGGTACCAGACGAGACCTAAAAGTCCGCGGGGGACTGGATTTCTTGTTGGGAGAGATGATTGCTGAATCAAAAGCCAATGGAATGAAAACCTTCGATTTCGAAGGCACCATGTTAGAATCCGTTGAACCAGTCTTTAGATCGTTCGGGGGAGTGATGACCCCATATTATTTGGCTTCGAAAGCACCGAAATTGCTTGTCCCTCTATTTCGCTTACGCGGAAGAAATGAGTTCTAA